In Psychrobacter sp. JCM 18902, a single window of DNA contains:
- a CDS encoding aminotransferase class V-fold PLP-dependent enzyme, translating to MTALRQDIDPNGLLEYSVVYTDRALNHMSKVFQQVMNDLSSDLKSVYNAEAVVIVPGAGTYGMEAVARQLANDEDCLIIRNGWFSYRWTQILEKGKIAKSSTVLTAHREEGESPKPFAPVDIDEAVAKIKAEKPAVVFAPHVETSSGIILSSDYIKAISAAVHSVGGLLVIDCIASGCVWLDMKDLGIDVLISAPQKGWSSTPCAGLVMLSAAAIEKVDNTESDSFSLDLKQWLNVMRAYENGGHAYHATMPTDSLRQFRDTILESKEIGFDKLRDAQWQLGNRIREVLAAKGIESVAAKGFEAPGVVVAYTDRDDMHKGSAFAETGMQIAAGVPLKVGEPDNFKTFRLGLFGLDKLTDVDGAVQRFETALDEVLAK from the coding sequence ATGACTGCATTACGTCAAGATATTGATCCAAACGGCTTATTAGAATACTCAGTGGTCTATACTGACCGCGCCTTAAACCACATGTCAAAAGTCTTTCAGCAAGTGATGAATGACTTATCTAGCGACCTAAAATCCGTGTATAACGCCGAAGCAGTGGTCATTGTACCCGGTGCTGGCACTTATGGAATGGAAGCCGTTGCGCGCCAATTGGCCAATGATGAAGATTGCCTCATTATTCGTAACGGTTGGTTTAGCTATCGCTGGACACAAATTTTAGAAAAAGGCAAAATCGCCAAGTCGTCTACGGTATTGACGGCACATCGTGAAGAGGGTGAGTCACCAAAACCATTTGCCCCCGTTGATATCGATGAAGCCGTTGCTAAAATTAAAGCAGAGAAGCCAGCAGTGGTCTTTGCGCCGCACGTCGAAACCTCATCGGGTATTATTTTATCATCAGACTATATCAAAGCGATAAGCGCGGCTGTACATAGCGTTGGCGGCTTATTGGTCATTGATTGTATCGCTTCAGGTTGTGTGTGGTTGGACATGAAAGACTTGGGTATTGATGTTCTCATCAGCGCCCCGCAAAAAGGGTGGAGCAGTACTCCGTGTGCAGGCTTAGTCATGCTAAGCGCTGCGGCAATCGAAAAAGTAGACAATACAGAATCAGATAGCTTTAGCTTAGACTTAAAGCAGTGGTTAAATGTCATGCGCGCCTATGAAAATGGCGGTCACGCTTATCATGCCACCATGCCAACTGACAGCTTACGTCAATTCCGCGATACTATTTTAGAGTCAAAAGAGATTGGCTTTGATAAATTGCGTGACGCGCAGTGGCAATTGGGCAACCGTATTCGCGAAGTATTAGCCGCTAAAGGCATTGAAAGCGTTGCAGCAAAAGGTTTTGAAGCGCCAGGCGTTGTGGTTGCTTATACCGATCGCGATGATATGCATAAAGGCAGTGCGTTTGCCGAAACAGGCATGCAAATCGCTGCTGGTGTACCGTTAAAAGTTGGTGAGCCGGATAACTTTAAAACGTTCCGCTTAGGTTTATTTGGTCTGGATAAATTGACCGATGTAGACGGAGCGGTACAGCGTTTTGAAACTGCACTTGATGAAGTATTGGCGAAATAA
- a CDS encoding YeeE/YedE family protein has product MSIQIDWQAFTPVSLVGGLMLGVATVILLLGIGRIAGISGIFSSLLKPKRVEMWQVLFILGLVISPLLYGLVKPLPDIEISTSLPLLIGAGLLVGFGTRLGSGCTSGHGICGNARLSPRSMAATVTFMLFGIVTVYIGRHVLGLI; this is encoded by the coding sequence ATGAGTATACAAATAGATTGGCAGGCCTTTACGCCAGTTTCCTTGGTAGGCGGTCTGATGCTAGGCGTTGCAACGGTCATCTTGCTATTAGGCATTGGTCGTATTGCGGGTATTAGTGGTATTTTCTCAAGTCTCTTAAAACCCAAGCGCGTCGAGATGTGGCAGGTGTTATTCATACTTGGTCTTGTTATCTCGCCATTACTTTATGGTCTGGTAAAACCGTTGCCCGATATAGAGATTAGTACCTCTTTGCCACTGCTTATTGGGGCAGGATTGCTGGTTGGTTTTGGGACACGTTTGGGTTCAGGTTGCACCAGTGGACATGGTATCTGCGGTAATGCGCGACTGTCGCCACGTTCGATGGCGGCGACGGTTACCTTTATGTTGTTTGGTATTGTGACCGTTTATATTGGTCGTCATGTCTTGGGTTTGATTTAA